The Hippocampus zosterae strain Florida chromosome 10, ASM2543408v3, whole genome shotgun sequence genome contains the following window.
AACCAATTTTAAGTTACTGTGTATCCTCTGCTGCACCACAATTTAGACCTGCCGCGAGCTGTTTTTTAAAGTGTAGTCTACTTTCAGTCTTCAAATTGTCAGGTAGGCCAAGGGTCTAAAAAAGAAACCTCCTTTGACCCAGCGTAGCGCCGCACGGTCCAAAAATGGTAAACTCGATTTGCCctggcacgaaaatgaagacGCGACAGTTTTTCGAGCGATCACACGTGCGCTATGTATAGAAGTAGAACCCATGGTGTGACTACCTGAAGCATCTCTCGGCAGACATACGCAATCTGTGCTTCTGACAGAGGACCGGTCGCtgtgaaatacaaataaataagttTCCGTGTGTTCTTGTCAAATCAGATTTGTCAATCTTGATACGAAATCATAGTTGTGATTATTGGTCATATTTACCGCTGTAGGCGTCCTGCAGGGAGCCCCCACCACAGAACTCCATGCAGATCCACAGTTTGTTCACCCTTCATGTCaatcaaacaatcaaaaatacatcaaagaCAGTGTTTGAATTGAATGGCAGTCAAAAATAAATTTAGTCAGCTATCTTAATGCTAATACATAGGGCAAGATGCCAAAGACCAGCTAACAAAACAAGCATTGATGTTTTGGTAGTTATAACCCATTAAGCAATGGaaatttcaattcaaatgtagTCTGACCGTATGTAGCTGCCGTAATAAGCCACAATGTTGGCATGTTTGCAGCTCCTCACAATGAGTATTTCTTGCTGGATGGTAGAAAAGTCATCCTCTGGCGATACACAGACAAATGTTTGTAACAAGCTCAGCTACAAGAAAGCAAAAGGGATAACATTCTCACCTGGTTCGGTTTTAATAATCTTAATGGCTGCCAGGTCCCCGGTCTGCTTATTACGTgcctagacacacacacacaaataaaacacgCTCACTGGATAGGTCATGCataatttatttgtattattctgGTAAATTTTACCATAAAcaagtttttattattaataattccAGTTAACCTTGTGGGTTCTTTGCTGGCAATTTGTGTCCACCTTGcttcattttcttatttttttaacttttaactcaTAAAACTTCCCACGGACTTGGATTTTTGTCTGACTGTGCAATTTCTAATATTACCGGTAGttcttaaaatatttattttatattaaaaatatagcatgaaaaatattacttttttaGTCACAAAAATAACACTCCACATTAGTGGATTCTACTTTATTAAAATATGTAGTAATGTCATGATTAAAAAGAAGCAAATTGATTCTGAATTAGGATTTCTTGAttccaggcctgcgtgggttttctccggtactccggttccctcccacattccaaaagcatgcgtggcaggctgattgaacactctaaattgtccctagcatGAGCATGGGTGGTTGGTTGTGTCTGTGcgccctgtgattagctggcaaccagttaagggtgtcccccggctacaaatgggctccagcaccacctgtggcccttgtgaggataaagaggatcagaaaatagattaagattaagaaaacctttattagtctcgcaatggagaaattccagattcacagcagcaaagttatgaaaggaagaagtagaacaacaaaaaaataggagctgctggaaatggatggaaggatggatttcATGATTCATGAGTTCATTTCGTCACCATTCTGGTGTGCACCCCAGTGAGCAGTACAAAGTAATACAGatttagatatatatagatataaacaAAGAATGAAGAACTACACAACTGAGCTCCAGtaatatttgttcttttttgcaaaggataaagaatatatgactgtggtcatttttatattttctgtCTACATTTGCATTGAAATTTCTCTTAATCTCTTAATGGGTTATAACTCCAAAATATCAACGCTTGTTTTGTTAGCTTGTCTTTGGTATTTTGCCCTATGCATTAGTATTAAGCTAGCTGACGAAATTCATTTGTGACATTCTACTTTAACCTGCACATGGGGTAAAACTAAAACTGATATTTTATACTAATGATGGTTATGGGCACTGACAAATTGatgtttatgattattatttttttttaaagcagtcaGAGCAAatgacatgagaaaaaaaatcctaaaatgaCAGACTATCGGTAAGTGACCAAAAAGGGCCATGGACAAGATGAGACAGTAGTAAAATCGGACAATGCTAGAGCGTAAAGCACAGAAAGTGGACAAGGAACCAGTCTTCGTTGCCTTCAAGTGGGAGCCGACTTTTTGATTGTGCTTTGACTCAGGTGCAGTCGCATACTTTCAGTTCTCGCTCGTTAAACCACTTCCTACTGCGAGGCATCACCAAAGCAACAAAAGGGGTACGACAAAGAGGCCAAATGTTTCTTATtgagaaaaacaatcaaatactgGAATGTTGCTCACAGTAATACAATGTTACACAGGGAAATCATTTTGAATGATTTAGTGGGGTCATGATTCAGTAGCATAAATCCTCCAATCCATCGATACGTAAGTTAATTTTGCAATAAAACATAAACAAGAAAACACTTTACATGCTGTGGTATTATTTTAAAGGTTAGCAACTGACCTTGTAAACATCACCATAGGTTCCCCACCCGACCTTCAGCAGGATCTCAAAGTCATCCTGAGGGTTCTTGGTGGAGAAATCCTCTCGGTGTTGAAGATCCATCAATCGATTGAATTATTGCTCACGGGCACACATACACTCAAGGATGCAAATACAAATGACGCAGATATACACTCAATGTGAGAGTTGATGAACAGCCACTTTTTCTGTGCCTCCAACTTGTGGTGTCGAGAAGCTGCTgaggtacgcacacacacacccaaatgcACCTTCCTGTTTCTCGCTCACTTGTTGGTCCCCTTTATCAGCCACTCGGCACCTTCTCGTATCTGCTCATTTGCAGTAtcaatgcaaatgtgtgtgtgtgtgtgtgtctgtgtgtgtgtgtgtgtgtgtatttcctgTCCACTGGTGCATATTAAAAGTCAACATTACCCACTTGCTTCCCTCTTCTTATGATTTGTGACCAAAATGAACTTTTCCACTCACCAGCTTGTGGTCTAgaactgaaataaaaatgtatttggactgAGTTTGCATTGCTTTCCCCCCCAAATACAAGAGAAGAATCAAGCTTCATCAGTTTAAAACGTGTGAAACTGTCGGCTCGACCATTCCATCACACTACACATCACATTATACCACAGTGCAGCACCCACTGAAAATCACATTGAGTGCTTTACTATATGGCACTGGATTCCACCCACTGCACATTAAACTGCCGATTGCATCGCACTACACAAAGCGCTGCACATCACAGTCAATAAATAGACTCCcctaaccacacacacacgactattGGACAAATACCCTAACTATTGTGGGAGGGTAACAAATACAgttatttaaacattttaaatacatatattataaaatacaaaatactatgtgatttaaaaaatattctcaGACACATTATAAAACAATATGATATAATCCACAAAATATATACAACTATGAGAAAATATGTAAAAGAATGAGAACTATTGCTCGAAATACatacaaacaagaaaaacacaaatatggGGGAGGGGttaaaaaattacaaacatTGTGGAACACATTCGGCAAAAGtgaacaaacatttgaaaaaaagaaacatttgaaaaatagaTAAATGAAATATCAgacataaaatacaaacatattATGACCCATATTGGGTGAAAACACAATGAGGAACAAACCGATTTACGTAAAAACGAACGCTGCCTCGTGTATTTGCTGTCCTCTAGTGGACATTATGATAACCGAGAAAGCTCGACAAAAatcgaagaataaaaatatattttcgacATTTTATGTTAGAGAAATGTGATTATACTCTGGTATATTTGAATCACCATGTGGTAGTAAGGTCACTGTCATAATATACGTGTCGAGAGTTTTTCGCAGTTCATTAAGTTACTTGTGTTACTAGCGCGATGATTCCTACCACTTGTTTCCCCACTCTCGGCATTCCATTTCCGCCCTGTTGGCGTCTCTTTTCCGGCCCGATGTTCTTTCCCTTCCGACTCTCTTTTCACATCACCTGTGTCCGTTTTCGCTCCACGTGTGGGGTTTGAATTCGTGCTCCCAGCTGCTTCAGCGTTCCTCGTCTTTCGGACGAAAATGTCGTCGACTTTCGAGCAGATGAAAGCGAACGTGGCCAAACTCTTGCGAGGAATCGATAGGTACGAAGGTTTGCTCGGTCCATATTGAGAGTAGCTGCATGCTAACGGGAATGCTAGCTACGTTTTTCTACCCACTGGCTTTAAAATCACAGACATGTCTCAAGTTGcacttttaattaaaataatattaattgtTCTCGAATGTTTTTCTTGCACTCAGGTTTTCTGGACATTGTCGTCAAATCGATGTTCAGTTTGGACTCCCTCtgtatacattgtttttgtgctaGCTGCGTTCTTATGcttattaatttaattaaacaCATTTACTGACTTGGGAATTAGCGTATTTTGAGCTAAAATACTTTTTAATTGTACAAAACCGACACATTTTGGGGacgttgtattttttaatgatttccaAATAATTCTACTACAAAATTTTTCATTAAGTGATTAGCCCTTATGACGCTTTCACGTTATTATTGAAGATTTGTAATTATTTCCACTGTTCCGTCAAATGTCAGATACAACCCAGAAAACTTGTCCACGTTGGAGCGTTATGTGGAGACGCAAGCCCGAGAAAACGCATACGACCTGGAGGCCAACCTGGCCATTCTGAAGCTGTGAGTTCCAAATTGATAACGTGTAATTTTGTAACGGCATCACAATGTCATGTGGTTTCCGCAAGGTACCAGTTCAACCCAGCCTACTTTCAGACCAATGTGACTTCCCAAATCCTGCTCAAGGCACTTACCAACTTGCCCCACACGGATTTCACGCTATGCAAGTGCATGATCGACCAGACACACGTATCCTCTTGGTACGAGTTACGATTTTGTTTGACCGGTTCATGCACTTTTGTGAAATTTCAGTAACCTTTTTATACAAATAttaaactttatttttcatgacaGTACTCGACTAAAGCTCTGGAACGAGGTGTTGCAGAGATGCAATTTGTACAAAAGTTGAAACTCTTTGtaggaaaatgaaatgtttgggctttttttttaacaacaaggACTCACAATGCACATTTATTTatgattttgtacaaaaattaTGAATTTAGTAGGATTAAATGCAAAAGTTAATTGGCTCATTCGTAGTTAACTGCCATTATGGTTACTGACAACCTCTTTCACTAGTAGTCTGAAACTGAGATTTTAAGTTACCTTACATGCTTTTTCAACCTTACAAAGATTTACTTGGATTTGTACAAAAACACTTTGATATAATTAGACCATCACTGACATTATACTCTGTTAACTGAAAactattaaatatatattacttTATGATACTGCAAAATGTAGTGGACATGACCAATATAACCAACTATTTTTGAAAGAcccatgtatatttttgtcattgtattTATAAAATCTCCCAATaatttttcaccaaaaaagaaTGCCCTAAATTAGTCGGAAAATAAGAAGCTATACCTGCGCGTGTCCCTACAACCTTCCACGAATTTGTTTGGAAATTTCTGGGATATttttaaaagtgattttttttgggtgacgttTACTTTGATGTGCCCTTACAACCTCACTCAAAATAACAATGAGGATGAAGTTGAATCTATCTACAAAACAAATGCAGGAATTCTGTCGACAATCGTATGTAGTGGGATTTTGGGggttaagaaaaataatattccCGATATTGTGTCCTCGTCACAAAAGTTGGGTTGGGGGGTCCATTTCCTTGACTACAGTGTCGCAGCAAGAGGAGCGCCCCATCAGGCAGATCCTCTACCTGGGAAACCTGCTGGAAACTTGCCACTTCCAGAGCTTCTGGgtaacgtgcacacacacggctgctggttttattattttatttttttaagaaaaaattaTAACGTGACTAAAAGCTTTTTTCTGTTCCTCACAGTCAAGTCTTGAGGAGAACCGGGAGCTCATCGATGGAATTACTGGCTTTGAAGACTCGGTCCGCAAGTGTGAGTTTCTAAAAGTACTGGTgatgaatacaaaatacaaatgcagaatttgaacatttaaaaaaaacatttttatgacaCTAATTTGAATATCCTATAAACTTAATATTGAATGTCataaaaatgtgttattatgCACATTATTATATATTCAAGATCCAACTAACGATTACGTTCATAATTGCGGTTAATCGgttgattattttgttgattaatTAATGAACCTGAAGAATTAAACGTTTTAATTTCCATCGTTTAATTCAACAATGGGGCATTATTGCAAATTAAAAGTGCCGTAAACAGTTCTGATTCATTTGTTGGTTTAGTCCGTAATGTAACTTAAATCGACAAAAGGATTTATCATTGCTTTCCAAAGtaaaactgttttattttgattcaacacaaagattATCAGTCTCCTATCATGGAGGACAACCTAGAGAATATTCACTGTTGCAAAGCTGTATTTCTGAGGAactgcagattttttaaaaattaaaaactacaGGTTTAATCAATGATCAAAAATCTAATTTATTGATTAATTGTTGTGCCTCTATTATATATTAAGTGGGGAAGACTAAATGGTTAATAGTTCAAGTAGAGTAATTTCTAATATTATGTGGGACAACGGCATAATTCTTACATTGAAAAGGTGATTTTCAGCtatgtttatttgtttaaaagaatgaaaataaggaattttttcatacaaataaagTCATAAATATAAGAGAATAAAGTTGGAAGTTATTTGTATAATCAAACCTGAACACCACACTCAAAAAGGTGAGCAAGAATATAcataaatattaaaattatGTAAGTCAGATcctattttttacaaaataaaaagtacagttTTCATTGAATAATGTCTGAAAATACCATCACAAATTGTGTCAAATAATCGGCAAATTAAAACATGATGATTTGACAATGCAAATGAAGTGTGTTTGTTGTGCAGTCATTTGCCATGTGGTGGGCATCACCTACCAGACGATAGAGCGCCGCCTGTTGGCCGAAATGTTGGGAGACCCATTGGGTAAGTTCAATCCAAGTACAGTGAGTGAGTGGTACTTTTTGACTTTACGGGTGCCCCCaacttgtgattttttaaatttccaagTCGCAAACTTGCAttaaaaagccccccaaaaatgaacctGCCTTGGCTAAtcgctaaaaacaaacaaacttaaaTTGGGGCACTTTTCAGCAgagattggggagggggggtctttCGAGTCGTATGACTTGTACTTGAGTCAACTTAagtcgctgatttttttttcttttttttttgggcgactTGAGTTGCAAGCAAAAACTCTTGAaaacttgactttgacttgaacTCAATGACTTGATAAGACATTCTCTTTAAAACATCTAGGTTTCTCATTATTTGTCAGctcgtgctctctctctctcacttgctCACTCACGTTTTTGTGTTCCCATTTTGAGTTCtaaatttacttttttgtgttatgatcagtgaaaaatgtttttaacacTGCAATAAATATTCTGACTGAGCAAGATTGTATGACTTCACTTACAACAATGTCATGACTTGACTCAACTTGCTTAAAATTAGActtgcctgatttttttttctttcccacttGACACTTGCGCAATGTGACTTACTCCCACCTCTGCTTGTAGGTCAAATAGCCACTGTTAGTAGTAAGTCAGATAACCACGTCAACACTTTGGTTTTGGTACGCATGTGTCACATTGTAGACACACAGGTCAAGGTGTGGATGAACAAGTATAACTGGACAGAGACGGAGGATGGACAGATCTTTGTCTTCAACCAAGAGGAGAGTGTCAAGCCCAAGAACATCGTTGAGAAGATCGACTTTGAGAGTCAGTACCACAACATGAGGAGATGTCTATCTTTTTGTTCTCTAAACATCACTAAAAAATCCtctttctgtcttctttttgcaCAGGCGTGTCGAGCATCATGGCCACATCCcagtgacacacacatacat
Protein-coding sequences here:
- the eif3k gene encoding eukaryotic translation initiation factor 3 subunit K isoform X1; translation: MSSTFEQMKANVAKLLRGIDRYNPENLSTLERYVETQARENAYDLEANLAILKLYQFNPAYFQTNVTSQILLKALTNLPHTDFTLCKCMIDQTHQQEERPIRQILYLGNLLETCHFQSFWSSLEENRELIDGITGFEDSVRKFICHVVGITYQTIERRLLAEMLGDPLDTQVKVWMNKYNWTETEDGQIFVFNQEESVKPKNIVEKIDFESVSSIMATSQ
- the eif3k gene encoding eukaryotic translation initiation factor 3 subunit K isoform X2 encodes the protein MSSTFEQMKANVAKLLRGIDRYNPENLSTLERYVETQARENAYDLEANLAILKLYQFNPAYFQTNVTSQILLKALTNLPHTDFTLCKCMIDQTHQEERPIRQILYLGNLLETCHFQSFWSSLEENRELIDGITGFEDSVRKFICHVVGITYQTIERRLLAEMLGDPLDTQVKVWMNKYNWTETEDGQIFVFNQEESVKPKNIVEKIDFESVSSIMATSQ